AATCCGCGTGCACTCATTGCGTTGTCCGGCTATGCCAAAAAAGATGGGAAGTATGACGCGTACTGGAATTACCTGACCCGCGCATTCGCTAACCCCGATTACAGCATTGACGAAAAAGTAGCTTATGTCTATCCTTATCTGCAGATGCAGAAACTGGATTCCGGTAAACTGAGAGAAGGGTTGCAGCTATCCCAGCTGGTGATCGACGCACATCCGCAGGAAGCCAAGGCTTATGCACTACAGGCAGATATGTACTCTCAGGCAAACATGCTTGACAGTGCACTGACAGATTATAATAAAGCCGTTACACTCGACTCCACACGTTTTACAGTGTGGTATCAGTTAATGTGGATATACTCCAGGATGGAAGACCCGGCTAACCTGCTGAAAGTGAGCCAGGTAGTTGCTGAACGTTTTCCGAAAGAATATATGGGCCATTATTTTAAAGGCGTGGCCAACTTTTTGCTGCAAAATTATCCTGCATCCATAGAGGCACTGAACCTTGCTGTGCAGACAGGCATTAACAGTGATAAGAATACCAGGGCAGACGTGTATTCATTGCTGGGTGATGCTTATCACGCTACGGGACAGCATCAGTTGTCAGATAGCAGTTATGACAAGGCACTGGCATTGAAACCCAATGATGTGCTTGTACTCAATAATTTCAGCTATTATCTCTCCCTGCGTGGAGAGCAGCTGGAAAAGGCCGAGAGTATGTCCAAACGCTCACTGGAACTGGAGCCTGAAAGTTCGAACTTTATGGATACCTACGCCTGGATACTGTTCCGTATGGCCCGTTATGAACAGGCGAAAGTATGGATGGAAAAGGCGTTGCAAAATGAAGATGCCCGCGAAAATCCCAATATGCTGGAACACTACGGAGATATCCTGTTTAACCTCCATGAAGTAGATAAGGCGCTTGAATATTGGCAGCTGGCAAAACAAAAGGGTGCTAATTCGGTTGGTTTAGCCCGTAAAATTGCAGAAAAACGGTATATACTTGCAACCGAAAGGGAATAGCGCATTTCCCGGTGAAAATGGGAATGTATTGAATTAAAGATCATGATGAAGCAAACATTAGCACTGATAGTATTAGGTATTGTAAGCACGGGACTCTTTTCATGCAGGCATAGCCGCCAGATCGCAGGTACATCTTTTCCTGTGACTGATACCACTCAACATCAGACCATAGAGGCAGACAGCGCCTCTCTTGCTGCTGCCGATACTTTCAATAAAGAAATGCTCGCAAAACTGCGCAGTAACTATATCAATTTTAATACCTTTTCCGCTAAGCTGAAAGTAGACTTCGAAACGGAAGCCAAACAGATGTCAGGTATTAATGCGAATATGCGTTTACAGAAAGACTCTATAATCTGGATCTCTGTATCAGCACCTATTATCGGAGAAGTAGCCAGAGCAGTTATTACACCGGACAGTCTGAAGGCGATTGATAAATTTCATAAAGTGGTTTATCTGCGTGATATGAAGGATGCGAAAGATCTCCTGCATATTCCGTTTGACTTCAAGACGCTGCAGGACCTGATCATAGGTAATCCGATCTACCTTACTGATTCTGTGTACCAGGTTGTAAAAACACCTGCCGTGATCTCTTTCACCTGTGATAGTACAATGTTCACCAGCCTGTTCAATGTGTTTGCTGATGATTACGTGCTGCAGCAAAGCAAGGTGATGGATAAAGACAGCACACGCAAGCGTTCTGTCGAACTGACGTATGGTGAATACAAGTCACTCGATAAAGTTAAATTTGCCACCCTCCGGCGTGTTTTTGTGGAAGAGAAACACTACACAAAGATCAATATGGAATTTAATAAAATAGATTTCGACCAGCCGGTCAGCTTTCCATTCACGGTTCCATCCGGTTATACACGCGAATAGGAATGCATTGGAATGTACCTGAAATTTGTAAATTGCTATTTTGCAGCTATCTTTAAAACCATCATGCTGAATCTGAAGAAGTTTTTCCCGTTTGTATTGATCTTAGGTTTATTACCGGCCTTGCTGTATGCACAGGCTCCCCAGTTGTCGCGGGAGGAACTCGAGCATAGAAAAAAAGAACTGCAACGTGAGATAGATGAAGCAAACGAAGCGCTGAAAAGTACGAAGAAGTCCACCCGTGAAAGCCTCAGTCAGTTGAGAGCATTGCGTGATAAAATCACTTTGCGTACCCGTCTTATCAATAATATCAACGAAGAGATCAACTTCATTAACGGTGATATCAATACTGCCTACAGAGATATTAAGACCCTGGAGAAAGACCTTGATACACTGAAGTCTCAATATGCACAGCTGGTCGTGTATGCGTATAAGAACCGCAGTACCTACGACATGCTGAACTTTATCTTTTCTGCCGAAACATTTAATGATGCCATCAAACGGTATCAGTATCTCAAGCAGTATAGAGATTATCGTCGCAGGCAGGCGGATAATATTCTGGAGACGAGGGAATTGCTGAGTAAGAAGATTGAAAGCCTGCAGGACCAGAAAGAAAAGCGTTCCGGTACCCTGAAAGTAGAACAGGAACAGCGTTCTATTCTCGAAGTGGATAAGAAGGAGAAGGACAAGGTACTGACAAACCTGAAAGGCCGTGAGAAAGAACTGGTAGCAGATATCAACAAGAACAAGAAAGACGCACAGAAAGTGCAGGCTGCTATCCAGGCGGTTATCCGTCGGGAGATAGAAATGGCTAGAAGGCAGGCGGAAGAAGAAGCGGCTGCCAAACGTAAGGCTGCAGCTGAAGAGAAACGCAGAAAAGAAGAAGCCGCGAAGAAAGCCGCTGCCATTGCCGCCGCTAATGCTGCTGCTGCCAAAGCTGCGCAGAATGCAGCGAATGCTAACAATCCAGTGGCTGCTAACAAGCCTGAAGATAAACCAGATAATAAACCAGAGCCTAAGCCTGCTGAGCCAGCGCCTAAACCTGCAACTCCTGCTCCGGAACCAGAGAAACCCGTACGTACAGAAAACGTACTGGAAGCAACACCGGAAGCACTGGCACTGTCAGAGAGCTTTGAAAGTAATCGAGGTAAACTGCCCTGGCCGGTAAGTTCCGGTCACATTATTGGTCACTTTGGTCGCCAGCAGCACGCCGTAATAGAAAGGATCACTGTAGAGAATGATGGTGTGATCATTGGTACCAGCAAAGGTGCGCCGGTAAAAGCGATCTTCCAGGGTGAAGTAAGGACGGTAGCTGTTATTCCTGGTGGTGGTTCCCTTGTGATCATCAGACATGGACAGTACTTCACCAACTATGCCCGCCTGCAAAGCGTGAATGTCCGCACTGGTGACAGGGTAAGTACAGGGCAGGTCATCGGAACAGCCGGCACGAACGAACTGGAGAATCTGGGTGAGGTAGAGTTACAGATATACAGAGGTATACAGAAGCAGAATCCTGAATTCTGGATCAGAAAGAAGTAATTGACGGAATATATGAAAGCCCCTGGGAGAATGATCTTCCAGGGGCTTTTTCTTTGGTTGGCACACCTGTGTAAAAAATAAACCCACCAGCCATGTAACTGCCTGGTGGGTCCCGTATTTTCAGTCCTCATGACTACTTATCAACGGATGCTAACGCTCTGTTCATCACTTCTTCATATAGCGCCTCATATTGAGGTATGATATTACTGATGTGGAAGCGTTGAGCCTGTTCCAGGGCGCCTTTACGCATAGCTTCCAGCAGCTTTTCGTCTTCCAGTAGTTTAATGGCGTTGGCCGCCATGCTGTCTACATCGCCTACTGGGCTCAGGTAGCCTGTCTTACCATGGATGTTCACTTCCGGTAAACCGCCGGCATTGGAAGAGATCACAGGTACTTCAGCTGCCATCGCTTCCAGCGCTGCCAGACCGAAACTTTCATAGTCAGAAGGCAATAAGAACAGGTCCGAGATAGACATTACATCTTCCAGTTGTTCCTGTTTACCCACAAAACGCACATCTCCGCAGAGATGCATATCACGGCACATAGACTCAATCGCGGGTCTGTCCGGACCGTCACCTACCAGTAACAGCTTGGCAGGAAGCTTCTCTCTTACCTGTGCGAATACTTTCACCACATCCGGTACGCGTTTTACCTTACGGAAGTTAGAAACGTGTAACAGGATCTTTTCACCATTCGGGGCAATGGCATTCCTGAAATGCATCAGTTCCGCTGCACGGCGTTTGAAACGCTCAGTATCAACGAAGTTGTAGATCACCTCGATGTCTTTCTCAATCTGGAATGATTTATACGTCTCTTCCCGGAGATTGTTAGACACGGCGGTTATTGCATCCGACTCATTGATAGAGAAGGTAACTACCGGGGCATAGGTTTTGTCCTTACCTACCAGGGTAATATCAGTACCATGCAGTGTCGTGATGAACGGCACAATACGGCCCTGTTTGCTTACGATCTGTTTAGCCAGATAGGCTGTTGATGCATGCGGGATGGCATAGTGTACGTGCAGCAGGTCCAGCTGCTGATTCAGTATAACGTCTACCATGGTGCTGCTCAGTGCAGACTCGTAGGGGGGAAAGTCAAATAGTGGGTAAGTAGGAACCTGCACCTCGTGATAATATATATTAGCATGAAAGGCATTGAGCCGGACAGGCTGCTGGTAAGTGATAAAGTGTACCATATGGCCTTTATCTGCCAGCGCTTTCCCAAGTTCTGTTGCCAGTACGCCACTACCCCCATAAGTAGGGTAACATACTATTCCAATTCGCATGTGTTGTTATTTAAAACTTTAAAACGCTAAACGTCAATGCCAGACGTTGCGCATAGAATGCAGAACGCTTCACGCAGAACACAGTTTTTACGTTAATTACAGGATACAAAATTATAACATTTTAATTTGTCACTCTCGGTAAATGGGATTAGCGGCATGTTAAGATTGTCATCCCGAATTAATGTATCACTCACCCATTTGAATAACAGGGT
The DNA window shown above is from Chitinophaga agri and carries:
- a CDS encoding tetratricopeptide repeat protein; this encodes MFRTHNNDKTLPVINSLPAYGKLTSHLCLLLAGFCCVLGAACRTGKSTASRKPSSRNTYVIRDSALLQQRADSLFFSAERSKLLGDYRTAITEFSDYLRLKRNNPTAYYELARLFIEVRNPQYALGFARRAVAIDSANKWFQITLADAFGVNAQFDSAAAVYDRLATKYPANEEYLYNKGMFLTKADKPEQALAVFDSLEARAGLIEELAFQKQRLYLKLNRTDDAAAEVQKLINQNPEDIRYYLVLGDIYNSNDRIEEATAIYNEVLERDPSNPRALIALSGYAKKDGKYDAYWNYLTRAFANPDYSIDEKVAYVYPYLQMQKLDSGKLREGLQLSQLVIDAHPQEAKAYALQADMYSQANMLDSALTDYNKAVTLDSTRFTVWYQLMWIYSRMEDPANLLKVSQVVAERFPKEYMGHYFKGVANFLLQNYPASIEALNLAVQTGINSDKNTRADVYSLLGDAYHATGQHQLSDSSYDKALALKPNDVLVLNNFSYYLSLRGEQLEKAESMSKRSLELEPESSNFMDTYAWILFRMARYEQAKVWMEKALQNEDARENPNMLEHYGDILFNLHEVDKALEYWQLAKQKGANSVGLARKIAEKRYILATERE
- a CDS encoding DUF4292 domain-containing protein, with amino-acid sequence MMKQTLALIVLGIVSTGLFSCRHSRQIAGTSFPVTDTTQHQTIEADSASLAAADTFNKEMLAKLRSNYINFNTFSAKLKVDFETEAKQMSGINANMRLQKDSIIWISVSAPIIGEVARAVITPDSLKAIDKFHKVVYLRDMKDAKDLLHIPFDFKTLQDLIIGNPIYLTDSVYQVVKTPAVISFTCDSTMFTSLFNVFADDYVLQQSKVMDKDSTRKRSVELTYGEYKSLDKVKFATLRRVFVEEKHYTKINMEFNKIDFDQPVSFPFTVPSGYTRE
- a CDS encoding murein hydrolase activator EnvC family protein gives rise to the protein MLNLKKFFPFVLILGLLPALLYAQAPQLSREELEHRKKELQREIDEANEALKSTKKSTRESLSQLRALRDKITLRTRLINNINEEINFINGDINTAYRDIKTLEKDLDTLKSQYAQLVVYAYKNRSTYDMLNFIFSAETFNDAIKRYQYLKQYRDYRRRQADNILETRELLSKKIESLQDQKEKRSGTLKVEQEQRSILEVDKKEKDKVLTNLKGREKELVADINKNKKDAQKVQAAIQAVIRREIEMARRQAEEEAAAKRKAAAEEKRRKEEAAKKAAAIAAANAAAAKAAQNAANANNPVAANKPEDKPDNKPEPKPAEPAPKPATPAPEPEKPVRTENVLEATPEALALSESFESNRGKLPWPVSSGHIIGHFGRQQHAVIERITVENDGVIIGTSKGAPVKAIFQGEVRTVAVIPGGGSLVIIRHGQYFTNYARLQSVNVRTGDRVSTGQVIGTAGTNELENLGEVELQIYRGIQKQNPEFWIRKK
- the bshA gene encoding N-acetyl-alpha-D-glucosaminyl L-malate synthase BshA; its protein translation is MRIGIVCYPTYGGSGVLATELGKALADKGHMVHFITYQQPVRLNAFHANIYYHEVQVPTYPLFDFPPYESALSSTMVDVILNQQLDLLHVHYAIPHASTAYLAKQIVSKQGRIVPFITTLHGTDITLVGKDKTYAPVVTFSINESDAITAVSNNLREETYKSFQIEKDIEVIYNFVDTERFKRRAAELMHFRNAIAPNGEKILLHVSNFRKVKRVPDVVKVFAQVREKLPAKLLLVGDGPDRPAIESMCRDMHLCGDVRFVGKQEQLEDVMSISDLFLLPSDYESFGLAALEAMAAEVPVISSNAGGLPEVNIHGKTGYLSPVGDVDSMAANAIKLLEDEKLLEAMRKGALEQAQRFHISNIIPQYEALYEEVMNRALASVDK